From one Bacteroides eggerthii genomic stretch:
- a CDS encoding UDP-glucuronic acid decarboxylase family protein, with amino-acid sequence MKKVLVSGGAGFIGSHLCTRLIRDGHKVICLDNLFTGSEKNIAHLKGNSRFEFVHHDVEFPYEAEVDEIYNLACPASPVHYQHDAIKTIKTSVLGAINMLGLAKRTNAKIMQASTSEIYGDPVVHPQVESYWGNVNPIGIRSCYDEGKRCAETLFMDYHRQNGIRIKIIRIFNTYGPRMLPDDGRVVSNFVVQALQDEDITIYGSGTQTRSFQYVDDLIEGMVRMMDTEDEFIGPVNLGNPHEFSILELAEKVIKLTGSKSKLIFKPLPHDDPKQRQPDITLAKSKLKWQPTIELEEGLCRIIEYFSKYRS; translated from the coding sequence ATGAAAAAAGTCTTGGTTAGTGGTGGGGCCGGTTTTATAGGTTCTCATTTGTGTACCCGCTTGATTAGAGACGGACACAAAGTGATATGCTTGGATAACCTCTTTACCGGTTCGGAGAAGAATATAGCTCATCTGAAAGGGAATTCCCGCTTTGAATTTGTACATCATGATGTGGAATTTCCTTATGAGGCAGAGGTTGATGAAATTTACAATCTGGCCTGTCCTGCGTCTCCGGTGCACTATCAGCACGATGCCATAAAGACTATTAAGACCTCGGTGTTGGGAGCTATCAATATGTTGGGGCTGGCAAAGAGGACAAATGCAAAAATCATGCAGGCGTCAACCAGCGAAATCTATGGTGATCCCGTTGTGCATCCTCAAGTGGAAAGCTATTGGGGAAATGTGAACCCGATCGGAATTCGTTCTTGTTATGACGAGGGCAAGCGTTGTGCCGAAACATTATTTATGGATTATCACCGCCAGAACGGGATACGCATTAAGATTATACGTATATTCAATACATACGGTCCTCGTATGTTGCCCGATGACGGACGTGTTGTTTCTAATTTTGTGGTTCAGGCATTGCAGGACGAGGACATAACGATATACGGTTCGGGCACCCAAACCCGTAGCTTTCAGTATGTGGACGATTTGATAGAAGGAATGGTGCGTATGATGGATACGGAAGATGAATTTATCGGTCCGGTTAATTTGGGCAATCCGCATGAATTCTCCATTCTTGAGTTGGCGGAAAAAGTTATTAAGCTGACAGGTTCCAAATCGAAATTGATATTTAAACCATTGCCGCATGATGACCCTAAACAGCGTCAGCCGGATATTACGTTGGCAAAAAGCAAACTGAAGTGGCAGCCTACTATTGAATTGGAAGAAGGGCTGTGTCGCATAATTGAATATTTCAGTAAGTATCGTTCTTGA
- a CDS encoding UvrD-helicase domain-containing protein encodes MELLVYKASAGSGKTFTLAVEYIKLLILNPRAYRQILAVTFTNKATAEMKERILTQLYGIWKEDPASDAYLKRIKEDLASSPLSDKELRRRAGMALQYMLHDYSRFRVETIDSFFQSVMRNLARELELSPNLNIELNNTDVLSDAVDSMIEKLTPSSPVLAWLLDYINERIADDKRWNVSNEVKSFGRNIFDESYIERGEGLRLKLRSPEAIKLYRDVLREMETDALEQMKGFYDQFEGELDGHALVPEDLKGGARGIGSYFRKLRDGRLSDKDVMNVTLQNSLADAKNWATKTSSRKDDIIRLAETSLIPLLQDAERLRPQKNRTINSCRLSLQHLNKLQLLNHIDEEVRTLNREHNRFLLSDTSALLHKLVHEGDSSFVFEKIGANIRNVMIDEFQDTSRMQWDNFRLLLLEGLSQGADSLIVGDVKQSIYRWRNGDWGILNSLGSTRSESQLPFPFPVRVKTLKINRRSETNVINFNNRLFTAAVDHLNTLYLEELKEECFPLKEAYADVAQESPKTDNKGYVKVSFIEPDEEQSYAEKTLSALGEEVQRLLSAGVKLNDITILVRKNKNIPSIADYFDKELHLPIVSDEAFRLDASLAICMLIDALRYLSNPEEKIARASLIANYKLQTSYERGTETGRTGGNPADWHQLLTADVATVLPAEFISRMDELRLMPLYELLEELFTLFNMGSIGKQDAYLFAFFDAVTEYLQSNSSDLDGFIRYWDETLCSKTIPSGEMDGIRIFSIHKSKGLEFHTVLIPFCDWKLENETYNQLVWCTAPESPYNSIDLVPVNYSFTMAESVYRQDYLDERLQLWVDNLNLLYVAFTRAGKNLILWSKKDQKGTMAELLSAALPRVAQAGEGSWNEDEKIYESGTTCPSEEKSPHSAGNTESKVVNKLAQKPVKLPVHMESMRHDIEFRQSNRSADFIAGVDEAESSQRFINRGRLLHTLFSAIETEEDIDDAINRLVFEGVIGRTETEEEIRELTHRAFSQPQIKDWYSGTWQLFNECDIIWQENGELRNRRPDRVMMRNGTIVVVDFKFGKPSKKYNKQVQGYIELLVRMGYDANAISGYLWYVEEEIIEKV; translated from the coding sequence TTAACCCCCGCGCCTATCGGCAGATACTTGCCGTAACCTTCACCAATAAAGCTACGGCAGAAATGAAGGAGCGCATTCTGACGCAACTTTATGGCATTTGGAAAGAAGATCCTGCATCAGACGCCTATCTGAAACGCATCAAAGAGGATTTGGCTTCCTCTCCCCTTTCCGACAAAGAACTGCGCCGGCGTGCAGGAATGGCATTGCAATATATGCTGCACGATTACAGCCGTTTCCGCGTGGAGACAATCGACTCCTTTTTCCAGTCCGTCATGCGCAACCTTGCCCGCGAACTGGAACTCAGTCCCAACCTGAATATTGAGTTAAACAATACCGATGTCCTGAGTGATGCCGTCGACAGTATGATTGAAAAGCTCACCCCTTCCTCACCCGTACTGGCATGGCTGCTGGACTATATCAACGAGCGCATTGCCGATGACAAACGCTGGAATGTCTCCAACGAAGTCAAAAGCTTCGGACGGAACATCTTTGATGAAAGTTACATAGAACGTGGCGAAGGACTTCGGCTCAAACTCCGTTCTCCGGAAGCAATAAAACTCTACCGGGATGTATTGCGCGAAATGGAGACCGATGCATTGGAACAGATGAAAGGTTTCTACGACCAGTTTGAAGGCGAGTTGGACGGACATGCCCTCGTACCTGAAGATTTGAAAGGCGGTGCACGCGGCATAGGCAGCTATTTCCGCAAGTTGCGCGACGGACGGCTGTCAGACAAAGATGTCATGAATGTCACGTTGCAAAACAGCCTGGCAGATGCCAAGAACTGGGCTACCAAAACATCTTCGCGCAAGGACGACATTATCCGACTGGCAGAAACCAGCCTAATACCTTTACTCCAAGACGCAGAGCGGCTGCGTCCGCAGAAGAACCGTACGATAAACAGTTGCCGTCTCTCACTGCAACATCTCAACAAGCTGCAACTGCTCAATCACATCGATGAGGAAGTGCGCACATTGAACCGCGAGCACAACCGATTCCTGCTATCCGACACCAGCGCTTTACTGCATAAGTTAGTACACGAAGGCGATTCCTCTTTCGTATTTGAAAAAATAGGCGCCAATATCCGCAACGTAATGATAGATGAGTTTCAGGATACAAGCCGCATGCAGTGGGACAACTTCCGGCTACTGTTGCTCGAAGGACTTTCGCAAGGAGCAGACAGCCTTATTGTGGGTGATGTGAAACAATCCATTTACCGCTGGCGAAACGGCGACTGGGGAATATTGAACAGTCTGGGAAGCACCCGGTCTGAATCCCAACTCCCGTTCCCTTTCCCGGTACGCGTGAAAACTCTGAAGATCAACCGCCGAAGCGAAACAAATGTCATCAATTTCAACAACCGCCTGTTTACCGCCGCGGTAGACCATCTGAACACACTATACTTGGAGGAACTGAAAGAAGAATGCTTTCCCCTGAAAGAAGCCTACGCCGATGTTGCTCAGGAATCTCCTAAAACAGACAACAAGGGTTATGTCAAAGTCTCCTTCATAGAGCCTGATGAAGAACAGAGCTACGCCGAAAAAACCTTATCGGCTCTGGGTGAAGAAGTACAAAGGCTGCTTTCAGCAGGTGTGAAGCTGAACGATATCACCATCCTTGTGCGTAAGAACAAGAACATACCGTCTATTGCCGACTACTTCGACAAGGAGTTACATCTTCCTATTGTGTCGGACGAAGCGTTCCGTCTGGATGCCTCCCTTGCCATCTGCATGCTGATAGACGCCTTACGCTACCTGTCCAATCCGGAAGAAAAGATAGCAAGAGCTTCGTTAATAGCAAATTACAAACTGCAGACCAGCTATGAGCGAGGAACGGAAACCGGAAGGACGGGAGGAAATCCTGCGGACTGGCACCAACTGCTGACTGCCGATGTGGCGACAGTGCTCCCAGCAGAATTTATCTCCCGCATGGATGAATTACGCCTGATGCCCTTGTACGAGCTGTTGGAAGAACTGTTCACGCTGTTCAACATGGGCAGCATTGGGAAACAGGACGCCTATCTGTTTGCATTCTTCGATGCTGTGACGGAATATCTGCAAAGCAACTCTTCCGACCTCGACGGCTTCATCCGCTATTGGGATGAAACCCTCTGCTCCAAGACAATCCCCAGCGGAGAGATGGACGGCATACGCATCTTCTCCATCCATAAGTCCAAAGGGCTGGAGTTCCATACGGTCCTCATCCCCTTCTGCGACTGGAAACTGGAGAACGAAACATACAACCAGTTAGTGTGGTGTACCGCCCCCGAATCACCTTACAATTCAATAGACCTTGTTCCTGTCAACTACTCTTTCACAATGGCGGAATCCGTTTACCGGCAGGACTACCTCGACGAGAGGCTGCAACTATGGGTGGACAACCTGAACCTGCTTTATGTGGCATTTACCCGCGCCGGGAAGAACCTGATCTTATGGAGCAAGAAGGACCAAAAAGGCACAATGGCAGAACTTCTTTCCGCTGCCCTGCCGCGAGTTGCCCAAGCGGGAGAAGGCAGTTGGAACGAAGATGAGAAGATCTATGAAAGCGGAACGACATGCCCGTCGGAGGAAAAGTCTCCTCACTCTGCAGGAAATACGGAAAGCAAAGTCGTGAATAAGCTCGCACAAAAACCGGTGAAACTTCCGGTACACATGGAGAGCATGCGACACGACATTGAATTCCGCCAGTCCAACCGTTCCGCCGACTTCATTGCCGGAGTGGACGAAGCCGAGTCCAGCCAGCGTTTCATCAACCGGGGGCGCTTGCTGCATACGCTTTTCTCCGCCATCGAAACAGAAGAGGATATTGATGATGCCATCAACCGTCTGGTATTCGAAGGTGTTATCGGGCGTACCGAAACAGAGGAAGAAATACGGGAGTTGACCCATAGGGCTTTCTCGCAACCGCAAATCAAAGACTGGTATTCCGGGACCTGGCAACTATTCAACGAGTGCGACATTATCTGGCAGGAAAACGGAGAACTCCGTAACCGGCGCCCGGACCGCGTAATGATGCGCAACGGTACAATCGTAGTTGTCGACTTCAAGTTCGGTAAGCCCAGCAAGAAATATAACAAGCAGGTACAAGGGTACATAGAATTACTCGTCCGCATGGGGTATGATGCAAATGCCATCAGCGGGTATCTGTGGTATGTAGAAGAAGAAATAATAGAGAAAGTATGA
- a CDS encoding response regulator, which yields MNMEINPSEYKILIVDDVMSNVLLLKVLLTNEKFAIATANNGQQALEQVDKEHPDLVLLDVMMPDLSGFEVAQRLKSNPDTADIPIIFLTALNSTTDIVKGFQVGANDFISKPFNKEELIIRVTHQISLVAAKRIILNKTEELQHTIAGRDKLYSVIAHDLRSPMGSIKMVLNMMILNLPVEKIGSEMYELLTMANQTTEDVFSLLDNLLKWTKSQIGNLNVVYQDIDVVEVVDSVIDVFNIVAGLKKITIREEKTEKLPVSADIDMLKTVIRNLLSNAIKFSNENSEVVVKMEEQGDMAVISVKDNGCGIDEEGQKKLLHTDTHFSTFGTNNEEGSGLGLLLCQDFVVKNGGKLWFTSKKGEGSTFYFSVPLKK from the coding sequence ATGAACATGGAAATAAATCCTTCTGAGTACAAGATTCTCATCGTAGACGATGTGATGTCCAACGTATTGTTGTTGAAGGTACTCTTAACAAATGAGAAGTTTGCGATTGCTACGGCCAACAATGGGCAGCAGGCTTTGGAACAGGTGGATAAGGAGCATCCGGACTTGGTTCTGCTGGATGTAATGATGCCGGATTTAAGTGGGTTTGAAGTTGCACAACGTCTCAAGTCCAATCCCGATACGGCAGATATTCCAATCATCTTTTTAACTGCACTGAACAGTACAACGGATATTGTGAAAGGTTTCCAGGTAGGAGCCAATGATTTTATATCCAAACCTTTCAACAAGGAAGAATTGATTATTCGTGTAACTCACCAGATTTCGTTGGTGGCGGCCAAACGCATCATATTGAATAAGACAGAAGAACTTCAGCACACCATTGCCGGGCGTGATAAGCTATATTCGGTCATAGCACATGATCTGCGTTCCCCGATGGGATCGATCAAGATGGTGCTGAATATGATGATTCTTAATCTTCCTGTCGAAAAGATCGGCAGTGAAATGTACGAACTGCTGACAATGGCTAATCAGACAACGGAAGACGTATTCTCATTACTGGATAACTTGTTGAAGTGGACGAAGAGCCAAATCGGTAATTTGAATGTTGTTTATCAGGATATCGATGTCGTGGAAGTGGTGGACAGCGTGATTGATGTGTTCAACATAGTAGCCGGCTTGAAGAAGATTACCATTCGTGAGGAAAAAACGGAGAAACTGCCTGTCAGTGCCGATATTGATATGTTGAAAACCGTTATCCGTAATCTGCTGAGTAATGCCATTAAGTTCAGCAACGAGAATTCCGAAGTGGTGGTGAAAATGGAAGAACAGGGAGATATGGCGGTAATCAGTGTAAAGGATAACGGTTGCGGTATCGATGAAGAGGGGCAAAAGAAATTACTGCACACAGATACGCATTTCAGTACATTCGGGACGAACAATGAAGAAGGTTCAGGATTGGGATTGCTGTTATGCCAGGACTTTGTTGTGAAGAATGGCGGCAAGCTGTGGTTCACATCTAAGAAAGGAGAAGGGTCCACATTCTATTTCTCTGTTCCGTTGAAGAAGTAA
- a CDS encoding PD-(D/E)XK nuclease family protein: MKTFLQTVAQDLYSKIGSDLSRTAIVFPNKRASLFFNEYLAAESDRPLWSPAYVNISELFRQLSPLKSGDPIRLVCELYKVFCEETHSEEPLDDFYFWGELLISDFDDVDKNLVDANRLFCNLQDLKNIMDNYDFLDKEQEEAIQQFFQNFSIDKRTQLKEKFISLWDKLGDIYRHYRKNLSELGIAYEGMMYRHVIEGLDTGLLRYDRYVFVGFNVLNKVETRFFQLLQDAGKAMFYWDYDIFYTRLPHEQQPPYVHEAGEFILRNLKLFPNQLPETAFDALRHPKKVRFISAPTENAQARYLPEWVRTVMKNDAETSKEKENAIVLCNETLLLPVLHSIPPEVENVNITMGFPLAQTPVYSYISALMELQTTGYRRDTGRYTYEAVLAILKHPYTRQLSAAADDLEHQLTKDNRFYPLPSELKKDAFLERVFTPQNGIASICRYLTELLREVAVVYRQEKDENDIFNQLYRESLFKSYTLVNRLLNLIESDGLTLQTDTLKRLMNRLLTSTNIPFHGEPAIGMQVMGVLETRNLDFRNLIMLSLNEGQLPKNGGDSSFIPYNLRKAFGMTTIEHKNSVYAYYFYRLIQRAENITLLYNTASDGLNRGEMSRFMLQFLVESPHDISREYLEAGQSPQHSLAIEIHKTNEVLQRMYNAYDIRQHPNALFSPSALNTYLDCRLKFYYRYVAGLKAPDEVSAEIDSALFGTIFHRSAELVYQDLTTNGKEIRKEDLEQLLRNDVKLQTYVDNAFKEELFHVQANEQPEYNGTQLIHSKVIASYLRQLLRNDLHYAPFHMEAMEQKVTETVEIETPLGILPLNIGGTIDRMDSKDDTLRIVDYKTGGTPRTPENIEQLFVPADNRPNYIFQTFLYAAIMCRKQTLKVAPSLLYIHRAASENYSPVIEMGAPRQPKIPVSNFAFYEDEFRERLSALLKEIYNPEETFSQTEDNGKCEYCDFRSLCKK; this comes from the coding sequence ATGAAAACATTCCTCCAAACAGTAGCCCAAGACCTTTATTCCAAGATAGGAAGCGACCTGTCACGTACAGCAATCGTATTCCCCAACAAACGCGCCAGCTTGTTTTTCAACGAATACCTGGCAGCAGAGAGCGACCGTCCGTTGTGGTCACCCGCTTACGTTAACATCAGCGAACTGTTCCGCCAGCTTTCGCCGCTGAAATCGGGCGACCCGATTCGTCTGGTATGCGAACTATACAAAGTGTTTTGTGAAGAAACACACAGCGAGGAACCTTTGGATGATTTCTATTTCTGGGGTGAATTGCTCATCAGCGATTTCGATGACGTAGACAAGAACCTTGTCGATGCAAACAGGCTTTTCTGCAACTTACAAGACCTGAAGAACATCATGGACAACTACGACTTCCTCGACAAAGAACAAGAAGAAGCCATACAGCAGTTCTTCCAAAACTTCTCCATCGACAAACGCACGCAACTCAAGGAGAAATTCATCTCCCTCTGGGATAAGCTGGGCGACATTTACAGACACTACCGAAAGAATCTCTCCGAACTGGGCATCGCCTATGAAGGCATGATGTATCGCCATGTCATAGAAGGGCTTGACACCGGACTACTGCGTTATGACCGCTATGTGTTCGTCGGCTTCAACGTGCTGAACAAAGTGGAAACCCGCTTCTTCCAACTCCTGCAAGACGCCGGCAAGGCTATGTTCTACTGGGACTACGACATATTCTATACCCGCCTGCCCCATGAGCAGCAACCGCCATACGTCCACGAAGCGGGCGAATTCATACTGCGCAATTTAAAGTTGTTTCCCAACCAGTTGCCCGAAACAGCTTTCGATGCCTTGAGACATCCCAAGAAAGTCCGGTTCATATCCGCCCCGACGGAAAACGCACAAGCCCGCTACCTGCCTGAATGGGTGCGCACTGTTATGAAAAACGATGCCGAAACGAGCAAGGAGAAAGAAAATGCCATTGTATTATGCAATGAAACACTGTTGCTGCCCGTACTTCATTCCATTCCCCCGGAAGTGGAAAACGTCAATATAACCATGGGATTCCCATTGGCGCAGACACCCGTATATAGTTATATCAGCGCGCTTATGGAACTGCAAACCACCGGTTACCGTCGGGATACGGGACGCTACACCTACGAAGCGGTACTTGCCATATTAAAGCATCCATATACCCGGCAACTATCCGCTGCCGCCGATGATCTGGAACACCAACTCACCAAAGACAACCGCTTCTACCCCCTCCCGTCGGAACTAAAAAAAGATGCTTTTCTTGAACGTGTATTCACTCCGCAAAACGGTATCGCGTCCATCTGCCGTTATCTCACCGAACTGCTGCGCGAAGTAGCCGTTGTCTACCGTCAGGAAAAAGATGAGAATGACATCTTCAACCAGCTTTACCGGGAATCCCTGTTCAAAAGCTACACCCTCGTCAACCGTTTGCTCAATCTGATAGAAAGTGATGGGCTGACCCTGCAGACAGATACGCTGAAACGCCTGATGAACCGCCTGCTCACCTCGACCAACATCCCGTTTCATGGCGAGCCTGCCATCGGCATGCAAGTCATGGGAGTATTGGAAACGCGTAATCTTGACTTTCGCAACCTGATTATGTTGTCCCTCAACGAAGGCCAGCTTCCTAAAAACGGCGGTGACTCATCTTTCATCCCCTACAACCTGCGCAAAGCATTCGGAATGACTACCATTGAGCACAAGAACTCGGTATATGCCTATTACTTCTACCGGCTCATACAACGGGCAGAAAATATCACCTTATTATATAATACGGCATCCGACGGACTGAACCGGGGGGAAATGTCACGTTTCATGCTTCAGTTCCTTGTGGAATCTCCACACGACATCTCACGCGAGTATCTGGAAGCAGGACAATCTCCCCAGCACAGTCTTGCAATAGAAATACATAAAACAAATGAGGTACTTCAGCGGATGTACAACGCATACGACATCCGGCAACATCCTAACGCGCTCTTTTCACCCTCGGCACTCAACACCTATCTGGATTGCCGTCTAAAGTTTTATTACCGCTACGTTGCCGGTCTGAAAGCTCCCGATGAAGTGAGTGCCGAGATAGACTCCGCCCTGTTCGGAACAATTTTCCACCGTTCTGCCGAATTGGTATATCAAGACCTTACAACCAATGGAAAAGAAATACGCAAGGAAGATCTGGAACAGCTGTTGCGCAATGACGTGAAGTTGCAAACATACGTAGACAATGCATTCAAAGAGGAACTCTTTCATGTACAAGCCAACGAACAGCCCGAATATAACGGGACGCAGCTTATTCACTCCAAAGTCATTGCATCCTATTTGCGGCAACTGCTGCGCAATGACCTGCACTATGCTCCTTTTCATATGGAAGCTATGGAGCAGAAAGTTACGGAAACAGTAGAGATAGAGACTCCTTTGGGAATACTTCCTCTGAATATTGGCGGCACGATAGACCGTATGGATAGCAAAGACGATACGCTGCGTATTGTAGACTATAAGACAGGAGGCACTCCCAGAACTCCAGAAAACATAGAGCAGCTGTTTGTCCCCGCCGATAACCGTCCGAACTACATCTTCCAGACCTTCCTGTATGCTGCCATTATGTGCCGCAAACAAACATTGAAAGTAGCTCCGTCGCTACTATATATTCATCGTGCAGCATCCGAGAACTACTCGCCCGTTATCGAAATGGGCGCACCGCGCCAGCCTAAAATACCGGTCAGCAACTTTGCATTTTATGAAGATGAGTTTCGTGAAAGGCTATCAGCCCTTCTAAAGGAAATATACAATCCGGAAGAGACTTTCAGCCAAACGGAAGATAACGGGAAGTGTGAATACTGCGACTTCAGAAGCCTATGCAAAAAATAA